TATGGGGCCGCGATACTCATGTTACTCACCATGGCAATTTCTGGTGAGGTGCTTGCGAAGACGCACACGGATACAACGAGTAAGAAAGCCCACGTCATAAAGACGACAAGTAGTAAGGTTAGCAGTAAACAAGAGTATTCTCGCAATAGTGCAAAGAGTAGTTCACTTCCTGATTTGCGAAAATACCCTTCCGGGACACCAAGGAAAAAAGCGTTTCTCCGGACGGTAATGCCTTACATTACAAGTCAAAATGCCGCGATTACTGCGGATCGTAACTGGCTTATTTCTAAGCAGTACGACAGCCGCTGGTCGCCATCAGAACGCACGCGTCTGAAAGAAATTTCAAAACGCTATAAGGTGAGCTGGAACGGAAACACGCGTCGTGTGCCGTGGAACTCGCTGTTAGAGCGCGTAGATATTATTCCAGGCAGCATGGTCGCAACGATGGCTGCAGCCGAAAGTGGCTGGGGTACCTCTAAGCTTGCGCGCAGTAATAACAACCTCTTCGGCATGAAATGTGCGAAAGGTCGTTGTAACAATGCACCGGGCAAAGTGAAAGGCTACTCACAGTTTGAATCGGTAAAAGATTCCGTGAATGCTTATGTTGTGAACCTGAACACGCATCCTGCTTACAAATCCTTCCGTAAGTCGCGCGCGCAATTGCGCAAAGCAGACCAGGAAGTGACGGCAAGCACCATGATCCATAAGCTGAAAGGTTACTCAACCCAGGGCCAACGCTATAACAATTATCTGTTTGCGATGTACCAGGATAACCAGCGCTTAATCGCCGCCCATATGTAATATTAAAAAAGGCCTTCCGCATGGAAGGCCTTTTTTTATTTAAATCAGCACTTCACTGTAGCGATCGCGATACTCTTTCGGCGTGGTGTCATACTCTTTTTTAAATACCGAATAGAAATACTGCAGCGACGGATAACCGCACATCTGCGAAATCTCGTGAATGGAAAGCGAGGTCGAAATCAGCAGGCTGCGGGCTTTTTCCAGCTTCTCGGCGTGAATAACCGCATGGATCGTCTCGCCCACCTCTTCTTTAAAACGCTTCTCAAGATTTGAACGCGAAATCCCTACCGCATCCAGCACCTGATCCACTTTGATGCCTTTGCAGGCGTGGTTACGAATGTAGTGCATCGCCTGAATCACCGCCGGATCGTTCAGCGAGCGGTAATCGGTTGAGCGCCGCTCCACAACGCGCACCGGCGGCACCAGCAGGCGCTGCAGGGGCAGGTTTTCGTTGTCCAGCAGACGGTGCAGCAGTTTAGCGGCCTGGTAGCCCATCTGGCGGGTTCCCTGGGCCACGGAGGAGAGTGCCACCCGTGACAGGTAGCGGGTAAGCTCCTCGTTATCGATGCCAATAACGCACAGCTTCTCCGGCACCGGAATGTGCAGGTGCTCACACACCTGCAGCACGTGCCGGGCGCGGGCATCGGTTACGGCGATAATCCCGGTCTGCGGCGGCAGGGTTTGCAGCCAGTCGGCG
This Leclercia sp. S52 DNA region includes the following protein-coding sequences:
- a CDS encoding protein bax; translated protein: MISTPIRRYGAAILMLLTMAISGEVLAKTHTDTTSKKAHVIKTTSSKVSSKQEYSRNSAKSSSLPDLRKYPSGTPRKKAFLRTVMPYITSQNAAITADRNWLISKQYDSRWSPSERTRLKEISKRYKVSWNGNTRRVPWNSLLERVDIIPGSMVATMAAAESGWGTSKLARSNNNLFGMKCAKGRCNNAPGKVKGYSQFESVKDSVNAYVVNLNTHPAYKSFRKSRAQLRKADQEVTASTMIHKLKGYSTQGQRYNNYLFAMYQDNQRLIAAHM
- the xylR gene encoding D-xylose utilization transcriptional activator XylR (D-xylose enhances binding of XylR to the xyl promoter and activates transcription.), which translates into the protein MFEKRHRITLLFNANKAYDRQVVEGVGEYLQASQSEWDIFIEEDFRTRTDNIKEWLGDGVIADFDDAVIQQLLVDVDVPIVGVGGSFHKPENYPPVHYIATDNHALVESAFLHLKEKGVHRFAFYGLPVSSGKGWAAEREYAFCQLVAKEKYRGVVYQGLETAPENWQHAQNRLADWLQTLPPQTGIIAVTDARARHVLQVCEHLHIPVPEKLCVIGIDNEELTRYLSRVALSSVAQGTRQMGYQAAKLLHRLLDNENLPLQRLLVPPVRVVERRSTDYRSLNDPAVIQAMHYIRNHACKGIKVDQVLDAVGISRSNLEKRFKEEVGETIHAVIHAEKLEKARSLLISTSLSIHEISQMCGYPSLQYFYSVFKKEYDTTPKEYRDRYSEVLI